One part of the Desulfuromonadales bacterium genome encodes these proteins:
- a CDS encoding alpha-ketoacid dehydrogenase subunit beta translates to MAVLNLVEAINRALREELEADSSVLLLGEDVGKEGGVFRVTEGLQQAFGEERVIDTPLAESGIVGVAFGMALLGLRPVAELQFMGFLPPALDQIISHVGRIRNRSRGEYTAPLVIRMPYGGGIHAPEHHSESNEAILAHIPGIKVVIPSTPADALGLLKSAIRDPDPVLFLEPKRIYRAVKGEVPDGEHLVPLGRARLVRPGRDVTLVAWGAMVREAEKAAGELAGEGVEAEILDPRTVSPLDAEAIITSVKKTGRCVVVHEAPRTCGLGAEISALLMEAALLHLRAPVLRVTGFDTVMPLPKGEHFYLPDAGRIVGAVRQAMNF, encoded by the coding sequence ATGGCCGTGCTGAATCTGGTCGAGGCGATCAACCGGGCGCTGCGCGAGGAACTGGAGGCCGACTCTTCGGTATTGCTGCTCGGCGAGGACGTGGGGAAGGAAGGGGGCGTCTTCCGGGTTACCGAGGGACTGCAGCAGGCCTTCGGCGAGGAGCGGGTGATCGACACGCCGCTGGCCGAGTCGGGGATCGTCGGCGTCGCCTTCGGCATGGCCCTGCTGGGCCTGCGACCTGTGGCGGAGCTGCAGTTCATGGGCTTTCTGCCGCCGGCCCTCGACCAGATCATCTCCCACGTCGGACGCATCCGCAACCGCTCGCGCGGTGAATACACGGCGCCGCTGGTGATTCGCATGCCCTACGGCGGCGGCATCCATGCCCCCGAGCACCATTCCGAAAGCAACGAGGCGATTCTGGCCCACATCCCGGGCATCAAGGTGGTCATCCCTTCGACGCCAGCCGATGCCCTGGGGCTGCTCAAAAGCGCCATCCGCGATCCTGACCCGGTCCTCTTTCTGGAGCCGAAGCGTATCTACCGGGCAGTCAAGGGGGAGGTCCCGGACGGCGAGCATCTCGTCCCTCTCGGCCGGGCCAGGCTCGTCCGGCCGGGCCGCGACGTCACTCTGGTCGCCTGGGGGGCGATGGTGCGCGAGGCGGAAAAGGCAGCCGGAGAGCTGGCCGGTGAGGGGGTAGAGGCGGAGATACTCGATCCACGCACCGTTTCGCCACTCGATGCCGAGGCAATTATCACCTCCGTGAAGAAAACCGGCCGCTGCGTCGTGGTGCACGAGGCGCCTCGCACCTGCGGTCTGGGGGCGGAGATTTCGGCCCTGCTGATGGAGGCGGCGCTGCTCCATCTGCGGGCGCCTGTCCTGCGGGTGACCGGCTTCGACACGGTGATGCCGCTGCCGAAAGGGGAGCATTTCTACCTTCCGGATGCGGGGCGGATTGTGGGGGCGGTGCGGCAGGCGATGAACTTTTGA
- a CDS encoding dihydrolipoamide acetyltransferase family protein produces MIEFKFPDVGEGIADGEIVRWLVAVGDRVRAHQPIVEMETDKAVVELPSPRAGVIRELRGAVGDTVAVGAVLAVIEEAGEETAVAEVKEQARPPAVGVVGELEEAPESEPPATSGEVVPPILPRDRKLAAELGIDLAAVRGSGPDGRITEADIRAAGAVTEEAPAPAERLPLKGVRKAMARTMTASARSAVHVTVMERADALALRELRQRERALAEMKGVRLTYLPFIVKALTLALERFPLLNSSLDEEKEEIVLHRGQHIGFAVDTPEGLLVPVVRDARRKSILELAAALQELSERARQRKITPAELKGGTFSISNYGAIGGLWGTPIINPPQSAILGVGRIEEAAVVRGGKVVARPVVPLSLTFDHRIIDGATAQRFLNALVEHIENPDLILLEN; encoded by the coding sequence ATGATTGAATTCAAGTTTCCCGACGTCGGGGAGGGTATTGCCGATGGGGAGATCGTCCGCTGGCTGGTGGCGGTTGGCGACAGAGTCCGGGCGCACCAGCCGATCGTCGAGATGGAGACGGACAAGGCGGTGGTGGAACTGCCATCGCCTCGCGCGGGGGTGATCCGTGAACTGCGCGGCGCGGTCGGCGACACGGTTGCCGTCGGCGCCGTACTGGCGGTGATCGAGGAGGCCGGCGAAGAGACGGCCGTGGCGGAAGTGAAGGAACAGGCGAGGCCGCCGGCGGTCGGCGTGGTCGGCGAGCTGGAGGAAGCTCCCGAGTCGGAACCCCCTGCGACGTCCGGAGAGGTCGTGCCCCCGATTCTGCCCCGGGACCGCAAGCTGGCCGCGGAACTGGGGATCGATCTGGCGGCGGTCCGGGGGAGCGGTCCTGACGGGCGCATTACCGAGGCGGACATCCGGGCGGCCGGGGCGGTGACGGAAGAGGCCCCGGCGCCTGCCGAACGCCTCCCGCTCAAGGGGGTGCGCAAGGCGATGGCGCGTACCATGACAGCTTCGGCCCGCAGCGCCGTCCACGTTACCGTCATGGAGCGGGCCGACGCCCTGGCCCTGCGCGAACTGCGGCAGCGGGAGCGGGCCCTGGCCGAGATGAAGGGAGTGCGGCTCACCTATTTGCCCTTCATCGTCAAGGCGCTTACCCTGGCGCTGGAGCGTTTTCCCCTGCTCAACAGCAGTCTCGACGAGGAGAAGGAGGAGATCGTGCTGCACCGGGGGCAGCACATCGGCTTCGCCGTCGACACCCCCGAGGGGCTGCTCGTGCCGGTGGTGCGCGACGCCCGGCGCAAGAGCATCCTCGAGCTGGCCGCCGCCCTGCAGGAACTCTCCGAACGGGCCCGGCAGCGGAAAATCACCCCGGCCGAACTGAAGGGGGGAACGTTCAGCATCAGCAACTACGGGGCGATCGGCGGCCTCTGGGGAACCCCGATCATCAACCCGCCGCAGTCCGCCATCCTGGGCGTCGGGCGAATCGAGGAAGCGGCCGTGGTGCGGGGCGGAAAGGTCGTGGCACGGCCCGTCGTCCCTTTATCCCTGACCTTCGACCACCGCATTATCGATGGAGCGACGGCCCAGCGTTTTCTCAACGCCCTGGTCGAGCATATCGAAAATCCCGACCTCATCCTGCTGGAGAACTGA
- a CDS encoding aldo/keto reductase gives MGKTGVEVTQFGLGGEGVLRTFGREREARDVIARALERGVNYFESARAYSGSEGYYGLALGERRPEIFLASKSHDRTAAGARRHLETTLANMQTDWLDLWQVHDVRSEEDLAEIFGPGGAIEAFDRAKKEGMVRFVGVTGHQDPAILLKAFDLYDFDTVLMPVNPAEAAWLSFPERVLPEARRRGMGVVGMKVLCRGLGLRVPGCGEVGPWIRYALSHEVSTVVIGCDDPVQVERNTAAACEAPLTAGEREALEATVAVWARELMYYK, from the coding sequence TTGGGCAAAACCGGCGTCGAAGTAACCCAGTTCGGCCTGGGCGGGGAGGGGGTGCTGCGCACCTTCGGCCGTGAGCGGGAGGCCCGGGACGTCATTGCCCGGGCGCTGGAGCGGGGAGTCAACTACTTCGAGTCGGCCCGCGCCTATTCGGGGAGCGAGGGGTACTACGGCCTGGCGCTGGGTGAGCGGCGGCCGGAGATCTTTCTTGCCAGCAAGTCGCACGACCGCACCGCTGCCGGAGCCCGGCGCCATCTCGAAACCACCCTCGCCAACATGCAGACCGACTGGCTCGATCTCTGGCAGGTTCATGACGTGCGCAGCGAGGAGGACCTTGCGGAAATTTTTGGCCCCGGCGGCGCGATCGAGGCCTTCGACCGGGCGAAAAAAGAGGGGATGGTGCGCTTCGTCGGGGTGACTGGCCACCAGGACCCCGCCATCCTGCTCAAGGCCTTCGACCTCTACGACTTCGACACGGTGCTGATGCCGGTCAACCCGGCGGAAGCCGCCTGGCTCAGTTTTCCGGAGAGGGTCCTGCCCGAAGCACGGCGCCGGGGGATGGGGGTGGTCGGCATGAAGGTGCTCTGCCGGGGGCTGGGGCTGCGGGTTCCCGGTTGCGGCGAGGTCGGTCCCTGGATCCGCTATGCGCTGTCCCATGAGGTGTCGACGGTCGTCATCGGCTGCGACGATCCGGTCCAGGTGGAGCGAAATACCGCTGCAGCCTGCGAGGCGCCGCTGACGGCTGGGGAGCGCGAGGCGCTGGAGGCGACAGTGGCTGTCTGGGCGCGGGAGCTGATGTATTACAAGTAG
- a CDS encoding DUF547 domain-containing protein has translation MSEQLILNDGPVPETTPDIDVAAHLRRNINRLKAEFYDLEGGRVDYDAMRQSEAYRQYVADTALLRDYDLGRLGRREERLAFWINIYNILVIHGVIALQIRESIKEVSHFFSRICYAIGGLTFTPDEIEHGVLRGNRRPPHGLFHPFAGGDPRLACVVDPPEPRIHFTLVCASTSCPPINFYTPERIDEQLAVAAAGFINGPEVEILPRENLLRLSPIFKWYRPDFGGHDGVIDTLIRYLDHGEAKDFLILRGLAADVEWKEYDWRLNR, from the coding sequence ATGAGCGAACAGCTGATTCTCAACGACGGTCCGGTCCCCGAAACGACCCCGGACATCGATGTGGCCGCCCACCTGCGCCGGAACATCAATCGTCTGAAGGCCGAGTTCTATGATCTCGAAGGGGGGCGGGTCGACTATGACGCCATGCGGCAGTCCGAGGCCTACCGCCAGTATGTGGCGGACACCGCACTGCTGCGCGACTACGACCTCGGCCGCCTCGGTCGCCGGGAGGAACGACTCGCCTTCTGGATCAACATCTACAACATCCTCGTTATTCATGGCGTCATCGCCCTGCAGATTCGCGAAAGCATCAAGGAGGTTTCCCACTTTTTCAGCCGGATCTGTTATGCGATCGGCGGGCTGACCTTCACCCCGGACGAGATCGAGCATGGTGTTCTCCGTGGCAACCGTCGCCCGCCCCATGGCCTTTTCCACCCCTTTGCCGGCGGCGACCCGAGACTCGCCTGCGTTGTCGACCCGCCCGAGCCGCGCATCCATTTCACCCTGGTCTGCGCCTCCACTTCCTGTCCGCCGATCAACTTCTACACTCCGGAACGGATCGATGAGCAGCTCGCCGTCGCCGCCGCCGGCTTCATCAACGGCCCGGAGGTGGAGATCCTCCCCCGGGAGAACCTGCTGCGTCTGTCGCCGATCTTCAAGTGGTACCGCCCCGATTTCGGCGGCCATGATGGCGTGATCGACACCCTGATACGCTATCTCGACCACGGGGAAGCCAAAGACTTTCTGATTCTGCGGGGACTGGCAGCGGACGTGGAGTGGAAAGAATACGACTGGCGTTTAAATCGATGA